In the genome of Halobacterium noricense, one region contains:
- a CDS encoding type I restriction enzyme HsdR N-terminal domain-containing protein, producing the protein MTLREELSEYAERSSGLIEDSPQMDEENTKRKLIEPLIDLLGWDILSSAVELEYSVQMGATTKRVDYALKMDGTPVVFVEAKGCDTPLGQSHEEQLKSYMRQVGVDWGLLSNGREFKIFRHHVSSNRVNLISLSEFVIEEVPDNEHPLKALSRESIDSGESRQIAEKIEAVQNAVKSLRGNKEELAEDVTGVVSGVAGNAVSQQVEDEAKSFVDDLIATLEEQAHRTEVTRKPAGGSEESGDEEYVVRLTRNGGEVHRVVADVQSEAMAALVNYLIGEEELLDEIAIPYLPGTGQGSRALLNDKPEHPNGSDMRAQQRVSGGYYLLTNLSAEDKKRYVSELPEKVGLECEFSGGW; encoded by the coding sequence ATGACGCTTCGGGAGGAGTTATCGGAGTATGCGGAACGCTCCTCGGGTCTCATCGAGGACTCGCCGCAGATGGACGAGGAGAACACCAAGCGGAAACTCATCGAGCCGCTAATCGACCTTCTCGGATGGGACATTCTCTCCTCGGCTGTCGAACTGGAGTATTCTGTACAGATGGGGGCAACGACGAAGCGGGTGGATTACGCGCTCAAAATGGACGGAACTCCAGTCGTATTCGTTGAGGCGAAAGGATGCGATACGCCGCTCGGACAGAGTCACGAGGAGCAACTCAAGAGCTACATGCGGCAGGTCGGGGTCGATTGGGGACTTCTCTCGAACGGACGGGAGTTCAAGATATTCCGCCATCACGTTTCGAGCAACAGAGTCAACCTGATTTCGCTCTCGGAGTTCGTCATCGAGGAGGTTCCGGACAACGAACACCCTCTCAAAGCCCTCTCACGTGAGTCCATCGACTCCGGTGAATCCCGACAGATTGCGGAGAAAATCGAGGCAGTACAGAACGCAGTCAAATCGCTTCGAGGGAACAAGGAAGAACTCGCGGAGGATGTGACGGGAGTAGTGTCGGGCGTTGCCGGGAATGCGGTGTCACAGCAAGTCGAGGACGAGGCGAAGAGTTTCGTCGACGACCTGATTGCGACGTTGGAGGAACAAGCACATCGGACAGAAGTAACTCGTAAGCCGGCTGGTGGTAGTGAGGAGTCCGGAGACGAAGAGTACGTAGTTCGGCTCACTCGGAACGGCGGAGAGGTTCATCGAGTCGTCGCGGATGTACAGTCCGAAGCGATGGCTGCGCTCGTCAACTATCTAATTGGGGAAGAGGAACTACTGGACGAGATCGCGATTCCATACCTCCCGGGCACTGGCCAAGGGAGTCGTGCGCTCCTCAACGACAAGCCCGAGCATCCGAATGGGTCGGATATGAGGGCCCAACAGCGGGTGTCAGGTGGCTACTATCTGCTCACGAACCTGAGTGCGGAGGACAAGAAGCGGTACGTCTCTGAACTGCCGGAGAAGGTCGGGCTGGAGTGCGAATTCTCCGGCGGCTGGTGA
- a CDS encoding putative RNA uridine N3 methyltransferase: protein MTRSVLVPSSIVREAEDKREATRKLGYVARAAAVFRMDRLVVFPDEDGERHWGGGFVETVLRYAATPPYLRKEAFDTRDELEYAGVLPPLRLSSWTGSDSSGSGSLRQGIVTQVGSEGRVRVNCGMQHPISLQTPPGMEVEEGERVTIRVSSRRPVRAKLVDEPLPGFSVERTGLGDALDRPDAGVRIATSRHGTPLAAASLEGYVERAARDGLTVAFGAPKRGLPPMLGLEPDEVGSERASGERSDPRVAEDEVSEAVADPSTDAPARFDAWLNTIPSQGSEVVRTEEAMFASLGCLTLTE from the coding sequence ATGACACGCAGCGTACTCGTGCCGTCGTCCATCGTCCGGGAAGCCGAGGACAAACGCGAGGCAACTCGCAAGCTCGGTTACGTCGCCCGCGCGGCGGCGGTGTTCCGGATGGACCGGCTCGTCGTCTTCCCCGACGAAGACGGCGAACGGCACTGGGGCGGCGGGTTCGTCGAAACGGTGTTGCGGTACGCCGCAACGCCACCGTACCTCCGAAAGGAGGCCTTCGACACGCGCGACGAACTGGAGTACGCCGGTGTCCTGCCGCCGCTCCGTCTCTCGTCATGGACCGGCTCAGACTCGAGCGGGTCTGGGTCGTTACGACAGGGAATCGTGACCCAGGTCGGATCTGAAGGGCGCGTTCGGGTCAATTGCGGCATGCAACACCCAATCTCGCTCCAGACGCCTCCCGGTATGGAGGTCGAGGAGGGAGAGCGCGTGACCATCAGGGTCTCTTCGCGACGACCGGTCCGTGCGAAGCTGGTCGACGAACCCCTCCCGGGGTTCTCGGTCGAACGCACGGGCCTCGGTGACGCTCTCGACCGACCCGACGCGGGCGTTCGCATCGCCACCTCTCGCCACGGGACGCCGCTTGCCGCGGCCTCCCTGGAGGGGTACGTCGAACGCGCCGCCCGGGACGGACTGACTGTCGCCTTCGGTGCACCCAAGCGCGGGCTTCCGCCCATGCTTGGGCTGGAGCCGGACGAAGTCGGCTCCGAACGAGCGAGCGGGGAACGCAGTGACCCGCGAGTCGCCGAAGACGAGGTCAGCGAGGCGGTCGCCGACCCATCTACCGACGCACCCGCGCGATTCGACGCCTGGCTCAACACCATCCCGTCGCAAGGCAGCGAGGTTGTGCGAACTGAAGAAGCGATGTTCGCCTCCCTCGGCTGTCTGACGCTCACGGAGTGA
- a CDS encoding 50S ribosomal protein L3: MPQPNRPRKGSMGFSPRKRAESEVPRFNSWPEDDGQVGLQGFAGYKAGMTHVVLVDDKANAPTEGMETTVPVTVVETPPMRAAAVRLYEDTPYGKKPLTEVWADDTHESLDRALSVPETDGETDELTEALEAEDIADVRVVTHTVPGELSSMPKKQPDIMETRVGGGSLQERVDFAADLLEDGGAHEFGDVFRAGEFTDVAGVTKGKGTQGPVKRWGVQKRKGKHARQGWRRRIGNLGPWNPSRVRSTVPQLGQTGYHQRTELNKRVIDIGDGDDEAVSAAGGFPNYGEVDGNYTLVKGSVPGPEQRLVRFRPAVRPSESPRLDPEVRYVSTESNQG, encoded by the coding sequence ATGCCACAGCCAAACCGACCACGCAAAGGCTCGATGGGGTTCAGTCCCCGCAAGCGCGCGGAGAGTGAAGTACCGCGCTTCAACTCGTGGCCCGAAGACGACGGCCAAGTTGGCCTCCAGGGCTTCGCTGGCTACAAAGCCGGCATGACCCACGTCGTCCTCGTCGACGACAAGGCGAACGCGCCGACGGAGGGCATGGAGACGACCGTGCCCGTCACCGTCGTCGAAACGCCGCCCATGCGGGCGGCGGCCGTCCGCCTCTACGAGGACACGCCGTACGGCAAGAAGCCGCTAACGGAAGTCTGGGCCGACGACACCCACGAGTCTCTCGACCGCGCGCTCTCCGTCCCGGAAACGGACGGAGAGACAGACGAATTGACCGAAGCGCTCGAAGCCGAAGACATCGCCGACGTCCGTGTGGTTACCCACACGGTGCCCGGCGAGCTTTCGAGCATGCCGAAGAAACAGCCCGACATCATGGAGACGCGCGTCGGCGGCGGCTCCCTCCAGGAGCGCGTCGATTTCGCTGCGGACCTCCTCGAAGACGGCGGCGCACACGAGTTCGGCGACGTCTTCCGTGCCGGCGAGTTCACCGACGTCGCCGGCGTCACGAAGGGCAAAGGGACCCAGGGGCCCGTCAAGCGCTGGGGCGTGCAGAAGCGGAAAGGCAAGCACGCCCGTCAGGGCTGGCGGCGCCGCATCGGGAACCTCGGACCGTGGAACCCCTCCCGGGTTCGCTCGACGGTCCCCCAGCTCGGGCAGACAGGCTACCACCAGCGCACCGAACTCAACAAGCGCGTCATCGACATCGGTGACGGCGACGACGAGGCCGTGAGCGCGGCCGGCGGCTTCCCGAACTACGGCGAAGTCGACGGCAACTACACGCTCGTCAAGGGCTCGGTGCCCGGTCCGGAGCAGCGCCTCGTGCGATTCCGCCCGGCCGTCCGGCCGAGCGAGTCGCCGCGCCTCGACCCCGAGGTGCGCTACGTGAGCACCGAATCTAACCAAGGATAA
- the rpl4p gene encoding 50S ribosomal protein L4, translating into MQATVRDLNGDDAGTLDLPDVFSEPVRPDLVKRAVLAAQANRTQKHGSDEYAGLRTSAESHGSGRGMAHIPKTEGRGARVPQTVGGRKAHPPKAEKDPGLDVNDKERKAAVRSAIAATTDADAVAERGHAFDADTELPLVVSDDFEDLVKTQDVVEFLESVGVHADVERADDGRNVRAGQGTLRGRKYQEPSSLLVVTSSETGPSKAARNLAGVDIATGREVNAEDLAPGAEPGRLTVWTESAVEEVADR; encoded by the coding sequence ATGCAGGCAACTGTACGCGACCTGAACGGCGACGACGCCGGGACGCTCGACCTGCCGGACGTGTTCTCGGAACCCGTCCGACCAGACCTCGTCAAGCGTGCCGTCCTCGCCGCTCAGGCCAACCGAACCCAGAAGCACGGCTCCGACGAGTACGCGGGCCTGCGCACTTCCGCCGAGTCCCACGGTAGCGGACGCGGCATGGCTCACATCCCGAAGACGGAGGGTCGTGGCGCGCGCGTCCCGCAGACCGTCGGCGGTCGCAAAGCGCACCCGCCGAAAGCCGAGAAAGACCCGGGTCTCGACGTCAACGACAAGGAGCGGAAGGCGGCCGTCCGGAGCGCCATCGCGGCGACCACGGACGCCGACGCCGTCGCCGAGCGCGGCCACGCGTTCGACGCCGACACCGAACTCCCGCTCGTCGTCAGCGACGACTTCGAGGACCTCGTGAAGACCCAGGACGTCGTGGAGTTCCTGGAATCGGTCGGCGTCCACGCGGACGTCGAGCGCGCCGACGACGGACGCAACGTCCGCGCCGGCCAGGGGACGCTCCGCGGCCGGAAGTACCAGGAGCCCTCGTCGCTTTTGGTCGTGACCTCCAGCGAGACCGGGCCGTCGAAGGCGGCACGGAACCTCGCGGGCGTCGACATCGCGACGGGCCGCGAAGTCAACGCCGAGGACCTCGCGCCGGGTGCCGAGCCCGGCCGGCTAACCGTCTGGACGGAGAGCGCCGTCGAGGAGGTGGCCGACCGATGA
- a CDS encoding 50S ribosomal protein L23, producing MSGIIDYPIVTEKAMDEMDFQNKLQFVVDIDAAKPEIRDAIEAQYDVTVTNVNTQITPEANKKATVTLSDEDDAQDVASRIGVF from the coding sequence ATGAGCGGCATCATCGACTACCCCATCGTGACCGAGAAGGCGATGGACGAGATGGACTTCCAGAACAAGCTCCAGTTCGTCGTCGACATCGACGCCGCCAAACCCGAGATTCGCGACGCCATCGAAGCGCAGTACGACGTGACAGTCACGAACGTGAACACGCAGATCACGCCGGAAGCCAACAAGAAGGCGACCGTCACGCTGTCCGACGAGGACGACGCACAGGACGTCGCCTCCCGCATCGGGGTGTTCTGA
- a CDS encoding 50S ribosomal protein L2 — protein MGRRIQGQRRGRGSSTFRAPSHRYKAELSHRKTEETDVLAGEVVDIEHDPARSAPVANVEFEDGDQRLVLASEGVAVGDTLEVGISASIEEGNTLPLGEIPEGVPICNVESQPGDGGKFARASGVNADLVTHERDAAVVQLPSGEVKRLSPDCRATIGVVAGGGRTDKPFVKAGNKHHKMKTRGGKWPIVRGVAMNAVDHPFGGGGRQHPGRPKSVSRNAPPGRKVGDIASKRTGRGGNK, from the coding sequence ATGGGACGAAGAATTCAAGGCCAACGACGCGGCCGCGGTAGTTCGACGTTCCGCGCGCCGTCCCACCGGTACAAGGCAGAGCTCTCGCACCGCAAGACCGAGGAGACCGACGTGCTGGCCGGCGAGGTCGTCGACATCGAACACGACCCCGCCCGCAGCGCGCCGGTCGCGAACGTCGAGTTCGAGGACGGCGACCAGCGCCTCGTGCTCGCCAGCGAGGGCGTCGCCGTCGGCGACACCCTCGAAGTCGGCATTTCGGCGTCCATCGAGGAGGGCAACACGCTGCCGCTCGGGGAGATTCCCGAGGGCGTGCCCATCTGTAACGTCGAGAGTCAGCCGGGCGACGGCGGCAAGTTCGCTCGCGCGAGCGGGGTCAACGCCGACCTCGTCACGCACGAGCGCGACGCCGCGGTCGTGCAGCTGCCCAGCGGCGAAGTCAAGCGGCTCTCGCCGGACTGCCGCGCCACCATCGGCGTCGTCGCCGGTGGCGGTCGCACGGACAAGCCGTTCGTGAAGGCAGGCAACAAACACCACAAGATGAAGACCCGCGGCGGCAAGTGGCCCATCGTCCGTGGTGTTGCGATGAACGCCGTCGACCACCCGTTCGGTGGCGGCGGCCGCCAGCACCCCGGCCGACCGAAGAGCGTTTCGCGTAACGCGCCGCCGGGCCGGAAAGTCGGCGACATCGCCTCCAAGCGCACTGGCCGCGGAGGCAACAAGTAA
- a CDS encoding 30S ribosomal protein S19 — translation MSTEYRTGREGEFTYRGYDLDELQGMSLDEVAELLPARQRRTITRGLSDDHQKVLEEARESEPEETANDPIRTHLRDMPVLPEFVGLTFAVYTGQEFERVEIQPEMIGHYLGEFQLTRNSVEHGQAGIGATRSSKFVPLK, via the coding sequence ATGAGTACGGAATACCGAACCGGCCGCGAGGGTGAGTTCACCTACCGCGGCTACGACCTCGACGAACTCCAGGGGATGAGCCTGGACGAAGTCGCGGAACTGCTCCCCGCACGCCAGCGGCGAACCATCACCCGTGGGCTGTCCGACGACCACCAGAAGGTGCTCGAGGAAGCCCGCGAATCGGAGCCCGAGGAGACGGCAAACGACCCCATCCGGACGCACCTGCGCGACATGCCGGTGCTGCCGGAGTTCGTCGGGCTGACGTTCGCGGTGTACACCGGACAGGAGTTCGAACGCGTCGAGATTCAGCCCGAGATGATCGGGCACTACCTCGGCGAGTTCCAGCTCACACGAAACTCGGTCGAACACGGGCAGGCGGGCATCGGCGCGACCCGCTCCTCGAAGTTCGTGCCGCTCAAGTAA
- a CDS encoding 50S ribosomal protein L22, whose product MGISYSVDTDPDATAKAMLRERPISLKHSKAIAREVKGKTVAEAREYLDAVINEEQSVPFKQHNSGVGHRNDIEGWDAGRYPEKASKDFLKLLENVANNADQQGFDADQMVIEHVAPHKVDESRGRKPRAMGKADPWNTTLCDVELVVVEPDVEEVSA is encoded by the coding sequence ATGGGAATCAGCTACAGCGTGGACACCGACCCGGACGCCACCGCGAAAGCGATGCTCCGGGAGCGGCCCATCAGCCTGAAGCACAGCAAAGCCATCGCCCGCGAAGTCAAGGGCAAGACGGTCGCCGAGGCACGCGAGTACCTCGACGCCGTCATCAACGAGGAGCAGTCCGTGCCGTTCAAGCAGCACAACAGCGGCGTCGGTCACCGGAACGACATCGAAGGCTGGGACGCCGGACGGTACCCGGAGAAGGCCTCGAAGGACTTCCTGAAGCTCCTCGAAAACGTGGCGAACAACGCCGACCAGCAGGGCTTCGACGCCGACCAGATGGTCATCGAACACGTCGCCCCGCACAAGGTCGACGAGAGCCGCGGCCGCAAGCCCCGCGCGATGGGGAAGGCGGACCCGTGGAACACGACCCTCTGTGACGTCGAACTCGTGGTCGTCGAACCCGACGTTGAGGAGGTGAGCGCGTAA
- a CDS encoding 30S ribosomal protein S3, producing the protein MADEMEFIEQGLQRSQIDEFFAEELARAGYGGMELAPTPMGMQIVLKAEKPGMVIGKGGKNIRKITTQLEERFDLEDPQIDVQEVDEPDLNAQIVADRLANALERGWYFRKAGHTTIDRIMEAGALGAEIVLSGKVTGNRGRVEKFNRGYIKHNGEPAEEIVDHGKGVAVMKLGTIGVSVKIIPPEAKLPDDFEIHEDADIEDLIVEEEEASEELEELLEGEDEEVEAGGPEGEVPADAAETDAADEAAVEEIVEEDIEVEEGASETSPPDTDADVEEDLDELAADVEAEAEDVDTEDFDELESDAEETAEELLEEMESEEESEEGEE; encoded by the coding sequence ATGGCCGACGAGATGGAGTTCATCGAGCAGGGCCTCCAGCGCTCCCAAATCGACGAGTTCTTCGCCGAAGAGCTGGCGCGCGCCGGCTACGGCGGCATGGAACTCGCCCCGACCCCGATGGGCATGCAGATCGTCCTCAAGGCCGAGAAGCCCGGGATGGTCATCGGCAAGGGCGGGAAGAACATCCGGAAGATCACCACCCAGCTCGAGGAGCGATTCGACCTGGAGGACCCGCAGATCGACGTGCAGGAGGTCGACGAACCCGACCTGAACGCACAGATCGTCGCGGACCGCCTCGCGAACGCGCTCGAACGCGGCTGGTACTTCCGGAAGGCCGGACACACGACCATCGACCGCATCATGGAAGCCGGCGCACTCGGCGCCGAAATCGTCCTGAGCGGGAAGGTCACCGGCAACCGTGGCCGCGTCGAGAAGTTCAACCGCGGCTACATCAAGCACAACGGCGAGCCCGCCGAGGAAATCGTCGACCACGGCAAAGGCGTCGCCGTGATGAAGCTCGGCACCATCGGCGTGAGTGTCAAAATCATCCCGCCGGAAGCGAAGCTCCCCGACGACTTCGAGATCCACGAGGACGCCGACATCGAGGACCTCATCGTCGAGGAAGAGGAAGCCAGCGAGGAGCTCGAAGAGCTGCTCGAAGGCGAAGACGAGGAAGTCGAGGCCGGCGGTCCCGAGGGCGAGGTGCCCGCGGACGCGGCCGAGACCGACGCGGCCGACGAGGCCGCCGTCGAGGAGATCGTCGAAGAGGACATCGAGGTCGAGGAGGGCGCCTCCGAGACCTCGCCGCCGGACACGGACGCGGACGTCGAGGAGGACCTCGACGAACTCGCCGCCGACGTGGAAGCCGAGGCCGAGGACGTCGACACCGAGGACTTCGACGAGCTGGAGTCCGACGCGGAGGAGACCGCCGAAGAACTCCTCGAAGAGATGGAGTCCGAAGAAGAGTCCGAGGAGGGTGAGGAATAA
- a CDS encoding ribonuclease P protein component 1 — translation MQVTPETLPRHELVGLHARVVESTDPSRVGIEGEVVRETMRTLVIDSEEPRSSDSDSGVKQVPKRGAKFEFRLTDEAAASAKDAGTASQPAGGESQTTGEGAAYVTVDGVELLSRPATRSETGVDSKWR, via the coding sequence ATGCAAGTGACGCCCGAGACACTGCCACGGCACGAACTCGTCGGCCTGCACGCGCGGGTCGTCGAGTCGACGGACCCGTCGCGGGTCGGCATCGAGGGCGAGGTCGTCCGCGAGACGATGCGGACACTCGTCATCGACAGCGAGGAGCCACGCTCCTCGGACAGCGACTCGGGCGTCAAACAGGTCCCCAAGCGGGGGGCGAAATTCGAGTTCCGACTCACAGATGAAGCTGCGGCGTCCGCGAAGGACGCCGGGACCGCGTCTCAACCTGCAGGTGGCGAGAGCCAAACCACTGGCGAGGGCGCGGCCTACGTTACGGTGGATGGGGTCGAGTTGCTCTCACGACCCGCTACACGCTCCGAAACCGGAGTTGATTCGAAATGGCGATAG
- a CDS encoding 30S ribosomal protein S17 yields the protein MAIGLNVTEPEGTCSHEDCPFHGNLSVRGQVIEGEVASTDMDKTIVVEREYDVFVPKYDRYMKRRSRVPAHQPDCLDVEVGDTVSIAETRPLSKTKSHVVVECVASDEATVDGGDA from the coding sequence ATGGCGATAGGACTGAACGTAACAGAACCGGAAGGCACGTGCTCCCACGAGGACTGCCCGTTCCACGGAAATCTTTCCGTGCGCGGCCAGGTCATCGAGGGTGAAGTGGCTTCCACCGACATGGACAAGACCATCGTCGTCGAGCGCGAATACGACGTATTCGTGCCGAAGTACGACCGCTACATGAAGCGGCGGTCGCGCGTCCCGGCACACCAGCCGGACTGCCTCGACGTTGAGGTTGGCGACACGGTCAGTATCGCAGAAACCCGACCGCTCTCGAAGACCAAATCCCACGTAGTCGTCGAATGCGTGGCTTCCGACGAAGCCACGGTCGACGGAGGTGACGCCTGA
- a CDS encoding 50S ribosomal protein L14: MEAIKADVTQGLEKGSLINCADNTGARELKITSVKGYQGTKNRHPKAGLGDTITVSVTKGTPEMRRQVLEAVIVRQRKPIRRPDGTRVKFEDNAAVIIDDLGEPRGTEIKGPISREVAERYGTIASTATMIV, translated from the coding sequence ATGGAAGCCATCAAGGCAGACGTCACGCAGGGTCTGGAGAAGGGCTCGCTCATCAACTGCGCCGACAACACTGGCGCACGCGAGCTCAAAATCACGAGCGTCAAGGGATACCAAGGAACCAAGAACCGCCACCCGAAGGCCGGGCTGGGCGACACCATCACCGTTTCGGTGACCAAGGGGACGCCGGAGATGCGTCGCCAGGTCCTCGAAGCGGTCATCGTGCGCCAGCGCAAGCCCATCCGACGGCCGGACGGCACGCGCGTGAAGTTCGAGGACAACGCCGCGGTCATCATCGACGACCTCGGTGAGCCTCGCGGGACCGAAATCAAGGGTCCGATTTCGCGCGAAGTGGCGGAACGGTACGGTACCATCGCGAGTACCGCCACGATGATTGTATAG
- the rplX gene encoding 50S ribosomal protein L24, producing the protein MSKQPHKQRNRTERAPLHERHKQVHATLSDDLREEYDQRRVRVNVGDTVEVMRGDDAGETGEVVDVDLRDETVRVEDVTVEKADGEELPKPLDASNLRVTELDLEDDVRAARLEGDNE; encoded by the coding sequence ATGAGCAAACAACCACACAAACAGCGAAACCGCACGGAGCGCGCGCCGCTTCACGAGCGACACAAGCAGGTGCACGCGACGCTGTCCGACGACCTCCGCGAGGAGTACGACCAGCGACGCGTTCGCGTCAACGTCGGCGACACCGTCGAAGTGATGCGCGGCGACGACGCCGGCGAGACCGGAGAGGTCGTCGACGTCGACCTGCGCGACGAGACCGTCAGGGTCGAGGACGTCACCGTGGAGAAGGCCGACGGCGAGGAGCTGCCCAAGCCCCTCGACGCCAGCAACCTCCGCGTCACCGAACTCGACCTCGAAGACGACGTGCGCGCCGCGCGGCTCGAAGGTGACAACGAATGA
- a CDS encoding 30S ribosomal protein S4e has product MTNHQKRLSVPKSWPVERKTAKFTAKAGAGPHGESGVPLVVVLRDVLGYVDDTSEAQYAINTDGVLVNGGSVGDVNRPIGMFDILAFPERDEHYRVFPDEGGRLGLTPIDADAADSKLSKVEDKTTVSGGRTQLNLHDGTNLLVEEDVYSGDDSIVVDNESSDVVAHFEYGEGALVTAVAGQHAGDIGRIDEISVQPGSADNTVYVETADGSFETVEQYVVVIDEQFVEDDADLPGDGE; this is encoded by the coding sequence ATGACGAACCACCAGAAGCGACTCTCGGTACCGAAATCCTGGCCGGTCGAGCGGAAGACGGCGAAGTTCACCGCGAAGGCTGGGGCTGGTCCGCACGGCGAGTCGGGCGTACCGCTCGTCGTCGTGCTTCGGGACGTCCTGGGCTACGTCGACGACACCAGCGAAGCGCAGTACGCCATCAACACCGACGGCGTGCTCGTCAACGGTGGCTCGGTCGGCGACGTCAACCGCCCCATCGGGATGTTCGACATCCTGGCGTTCCCCGAGCGCGACGAACACTACCGGGTCTTCCCCGACGAAGGGGGCCGACTCGGGCTGACGCCCATCGACGCGGACGCGGCGGACAGCAAGCTCAGCAAGGTCGAGGACAAGACCACCGTCTCCGGCGGGCGAACCCAGCTGAACCTCCACGACGGCACGAACCTGCTCGTCGAGGAGGACGTCTACAGCGGGGACGACTCCATCGTCGTGGACAACGAGTCCAGCGACGTCGTCGCCCACTTCGAGTACGGCGAGGGCGCGCTGGTCACCGCAGTCGCGGGCCAGCACGCCGGCGACATCGGCCGCATCGACGAGATTTCGGTGCAGCCGGGTAGCGCCGACAACACCGTCTACGTGGAGACCGCCGACGGGAGCTTCGAGACGGTCGAACAGTACGTCGTCGTCATCGACGAGCAGTTCGTCGAGGACGACGCCGACCTCCCGGGTGATGGCGAATGA
- a CDS encoding 50S ribosomal protein L5 produces MSETEADFHEMREPRIEKVVAHMGVGQGGVDLQNAEGILEEITGQQTVRTTAKRTEPEFGIREGDPIGAKVTLRGEDAYDFLDRALPNVDLAERQFDDTGNVSFGIEEHTDFPSQEYDPDIGIYGLDVTVNLVRPGYRVAKRDQVSRQIPSNHRLNPEDAVAFLEANFDVEVNE; encoded by the coding sequence ATGAGCGAGACTGAAGCCGACTTCCACGAGATGCGCGAGCCGCGCATCGAGAAGGTCGTCGCCCACATGGGCGTCGGCCAGGGTGGTGTCGACCTCCAGAACGCCGAAGGCATCCTCGAGGAGATTACGGGCCAGCAGACGGTCCGGACCACCGCCAAGCGCACCGAGCCCGAGTTCGGTATCCGCGAGGGCGACCCGATCGGCGCGAAGGTCACGCTCCGCGGCGAGGACGCGTACGACTTCCTCGACCGGGCGCTCCCGAACGTCGACCTGGCCGAGCGCCAGTTCGACGACACGGGGAACGTGAGCTTCGGCATCGAAGAGCACACCGACTTCCCGAGTCAGGAGTACGACCCCGACATCGGTATCTACGGCCTCGACGTGACCGTGAACCTCGTGCGCCCGGGTTACCGGGTCGCGAAGCGCGACCAGGTCAGCCGCCAGATTCCGTCGAACCACCGACTCAACCCCGAGGACGCAGTCGCGTTCCTCGAAGCGAACTTCGACGTGGAGGTCAACGAATGA
- a CDS encoding 30S ribosomal protein S14, producing the protein MSESEQAEETGQTHECRRCGREQGLVGKYDIWLCRQCFREIARSMGFKKYS; encoded by the coding sequence ATGAGCGAGAGCGAACAAGCAGAAGAAACGGGCCAGACACACGAGTGTCGGCGCTGTGGCCGCGAACAGGGCCTCGTCGGCAAGTACGACATCTGGCTCTGTCGACAGTGCTTCCGGGAGATTGCCCGTTCGATGGGCTTCAAGAAGTACAGCTAA
- a CDS encoding 30S ribosomal protein S8, whose product MTANDPLSDAVSGIDNAESVGHLTHTVEPASNMVGSVLEVFYDRGYIDGFEFVDDGKAGKFEVELKGAINECGPVNPRYSVAADGYEKWEKRYLPARDYGALVVTTSHGIMSHYEAREKGIGGQVIAYVY is encoded by the coding sequence ATGACGGCAAACGACCCCCTGTCCGACGCGGTCTCCGGCATCGACAACGCCGAGAGCGTCGGGCACCTCACGCACACAGTAGAGCCCGCCTCCAACATGGTCGGCTCCGTCCTCGAGGTCTTCTACGACCGCGGGTACATCGACGGCTTCGAGTTCGTCGACGACGGGAAGGCCGGCAAGTTCGAGGTCGAACTGAAAGGTGCCATCAACGAGTGTGGCCCCGTGAACCCACGGTACTCCGTGGCAGCCGACGGGTACGAGAAGTGGGAGAAGCGCTACCTCCCCGCCCGTGACTACGGCGCGCTCGTCGTCACGACGAGCCACGGCATCATGAGTCACTACGAGGCCCGCGAGAAGGGCATCGGTGGCCAAGTGATCGCGTACGTATACTAA